A single genomic interval of Macadamia integrifolia cultivar HAES 741 chromosome 6, SCU_Mint_v3, whole genome shotgun sequence harbors:
- the LOC122081119 gene encoding protein IQ-DOMAIN 22-like, which produces MGKTARWFRGFLGGKKEASPSPSPSPSQDAKPVKEKKKRWSFVRSFKDREKDRTTTIPSSHVQVKEDDIDRRGCYREESSSYPCSYDAGSVQDQNKHAIAVAAATAAVAEAAVEAAQAAAAVVRLTSSSGRCPNGSVGKREDWATVKIQAAFRGYLARRALRALKGLVRLQALVRGHIVRKGLVENLRCLQALVRAQARARAGRIHISESRYPYSKHLPSHNPGPATPEKHEHSIRANSARNDWSSSLKRNSSSRSNIRGDINVDRMQCAKNRYDHWMDKCSVDRCHRETSVKTMSTDDEKSDKILEIDSGKPHLNSKRKINVCQFSKYATTSDQNSHGFSTLASPSRESTTAQLSTQSSSSGEVQSLSPLKFNHEVDDAAFCTASNSPQYFSATLRPGSASGRAITPTKSECSRSYFSGYSDSRSFFSGYSDYPNYMANTESSKAKVIRSQSAPKQRPEFDKSSSTKRFSVQGFGDTRSSAQRASALHANFKSKAYPGSGRLDRLGMPIHGDSGFNGVYTCSR; this is translated from the exons ATGGGGAAAACAGCTAGGTGGTTTAGAGGGTTCTTGGGCGGGAAGAAGGAAGCTTCGCCGTCGCCGTCGCCGTCGCCGTCGCAAGATGCGAAGCctgtgaaggagaagaagaagagatggagctTCGTCAGATCTTTCAAGGACAGGGAAAAGGACAGGACTACGACGATACCTTCTTCGCATGTGCAGGTGAAAGAGGATGATATTGATAGGAGGGGTTGTTACAGAGAAGAATCGTCTTCGTATCCATGTTCCTACGACGCCGGATCAGTTCAGGACCAGAACAAGCATGCGATTGCAGTTGCTGCGGCCACTGCTGCAGTGGCGGAAGCTGCGGTTGAGGCGGCTCAAGCGGCTGCCGCGGTGGTCAGGTTGACCAGCAGTAGTGGCCGCTGCCCCAACGGGAGTGTTGGGAAGCGAGAAGATTGGGCCACTGTTAAGATACAAGCTGCGTTCCGAGGCTATTTG GCAAGGAGAGCTTTGAGGGCACTGAAGGGTTTGGTTAGACTTCAAGCATTGGTGAGGGGCCACATTGTGAGAAAAGGGTTGGTGGAGAATCTACGGTGTTTACAGGCATTGGTGAGAGCTCAGGCTAGAGCTCGGGCAGGTCGTATCCACATTTCAGAATCGCGGTATCCTTACAGCAAGCACCTGCCGTCACATAATCCT GGCCCAGCAACCCCTGAAAAACATGAACACTCAATACGTGCTAACAGTGCCAGAAATGATTGGTCCTCATCCCTTAAG AGAAACAGTTCAAGCAGATCAAATATCAGGGGTGACATTAATGTGGACAGGATGCAGTGTGCTAAGAATCGTTATGACCATTGGATGGATAAATGCTCAGTGGACCGTTGTCATCGGGAAACTTCTGTCAAAACCATGTCTACTGATGATGAAAAAAGTGACAAAATCCTGGAAATTGATTCTGGGAAGCCCCACTTGAACTCAAAACGAAAGATTAATGTATGTCAGTTTTCCAAGTATGCTACTACTTCAGATCAGAACAGTCATGGCTTTTCTACATTGGCCTCCCCTTCAAGGGAGTCGACAACAGCTCAATTGTCTACTCAAAGCTCATCTTCTGGTGAAGTCCAGTCATTGAGCCCTCTTAAATTCAATCACGAGGTAGATGATGCAGCATTTTGCACAGCCAGTAACAGCCCACAGTATTTCTCTGCAACATTGAGGCCTGGCAGTGCCAGTGGAAGGGCCATCACGCCAACAAAGAGTGAATGCTCTCGAAGCTACTTCAGTGGGTACTCGGACTCCCGAAGCTTCTTCAGTGGGTACTCTGATTACCCCAATTACATGGCCAACACGGAATCATCAAAGGCTAAGGTAATAAGGTCTCAGAGTGCTCCGAAACAGAGACCTGAGTTTGACAAATCAAGTTCAACTAAGAGGTTTTCTGTTCAAGGGTTCGGGGATACAAGGTCAAGTGCCCAAAGGGCATCAGCACTACATGCAAACTTTAAGAGCAAAGCATACCCAGGCTCAGGCCGATTGGATAGACTAGGAATGCCAATTCATGGTGATTCAGGCTTCAATGGGGTGTACACCTGCAGCAGATAG